In Oscillatoria acuminata PCC 6304, a single window of DNA contains:
- the ribD gene encoding bifunctional diaminohydroxyphosphoribosylaminopyrimidine deaminase/5-amino-6-(5-phosphoribosylamino)uracil reductase RibD, which translates to MMRRCIELAQLALGKTAPNPLVGSVIVKEGQIISEGFHPGAGHPHAEVFALQGAGEQAAGATVYVNLEPCNHYGRTPPCSEALIAARVAKVVVGMVDADPRVSGGGIQRLRSAGIEVVVGVEEEACRQLNEAFLHRVIYHRPFGILKYAMTLDGKIATTTGHSTWITSTEARHEVHTLRAVCDAVIIGGNTVRQDNPQLTSHHTGTQNPLRVVMTRTLDLPKAANLWEVSEAGTLVLTQKGANPDMQQWLLNKGVEVIELDPLTPAIAMEYLYQREFLSVLWECGGLLAARAIADGAVQKILAFIAPKIVGGQAAPSPVGNLGLTQMGDALTLDRVKWRTIGTDCLVEGYLKLKE; encoded by the coding sequence ATGATGCGTCGCTGTATCGAGCTGGCTCAACTTGCATTAGGAAAAACTGCCCCCAATCCCTTGGTCGGTTCCGTGATTGTCAAAGAGGGCCAGATCATCTCAGAAGGCTTTCATCCCGGTGCAGGACACCCTCATGCAGAAGTCTTTGCTCTGCAAGGAGCCGGGGAACAGGCCGCAGGAGCCACAGTCTATGTCAACCTAGAACCTTGCAATCATTACGGTCGCACCCCCCCTTGTTCAGAAGCCTTGATTGCGGCGAGAGTCGCCAAGGTGGTAGTCGGGATGGTGGATGCTGATCCCCGGGTATCCGGTGGGGGTATTCAGCGCCTGCGATCGGCAGGAATAGAAGTCGTCGTTGGTGTCGAAGAAGAAGCCTGCCGCCAACTCAATGAAGCCTTTCTCCATCGGGTCATCTATCATCGTCCCTTTGGAATTTTAAAATATGCCATGACCCTCGATGGCAAAATTGCCACCACCACAGGGCACAGCACCTGGATCACCAGTACCGAAGCTCGTCATGAAGTGCATACCCTGCGTGCAGTCTGTGATGCTGTCATCATCGGGGGAAATACGGTGCGTCAGGACAATCCACAGCTTACCAGTCACCATACCGGCACTCAGAACCCCTTACGAGTGGTGATGACTCGCACCCTGGATTTGCCCAAGGCGGCCAATCTGTGGGAGGTTTCCGAGGCCGGGACCTTGGTGCTGACTCAGAAGGGAGCAAATCCGGATATGCAGCAGTGGCTTTTGAATAAAGGCGTTGAAGTGATAGAGCTTGACCCCTTAACTCCGGCGATCGCGATGGAGTACCTCTATCAGCGGGAGTTTCTGTCGGTTCTGTGGGAATGTGGTGGACTGTTGGCAGCGCGGGCGATCGCAGATGGCGCAGTCCAAAAAATTCTCGCGTTTATTGCTCCAAAAATTGTCGGGGGTCAGGCGGCCCCCTCCCCGGTGGGAAATTTGGGCTTAACTCAGATGGGTGATGCCTTAACCTTAGACCGGGTAAAATGGCGGACGATCGGAACAGACTGTTTAGTTGAAGGGTATTTAAAACTAAAGGAATAA